ACGAATAATGAATTGACCGAGTTCTCTATTTGTCAGATAAACAGATACGCAATAAGCATGGTAAATAATGGCGGAAAACAGAAGTACGTgatatttgtttaatatttcctGTTGATCCAAGATATTATGATTCGAAGTAATATAACGCTCAAATTTATATATCTTTTCAGGCGTGTAATGGTGATATTGAGCATAGAGGTGAAAGTCCCTGGCGATCAAGTTGGACACAAAATTGGGAATCCTAGTAACGCGGAACCTGAAAGCGATTCTAAACCAGCGCTGTCCGTACAGCCTACTCCTCAACAGAAAAACGGTAATACAAGTAGATTTAAATTCTTACTATGGCGATCATTTAGCTTTGTCCTTTTAACAGATACACTGATGCAAAAGCATACTGCGCATCAGTCTTCCAATAATGATGTGTCGACAACTCCGATCGtcgcgttgagcccgtatcagAACAGGTTAATTTATTTTCACTCAAATATTATGATAAACTTGATTTCTTGACAATCGTAATCTTAATATTCTATATAATCGCATTTGTTGCAGATGGGTAATCAAGGCGCGAGTTGTTAGTAAATCTAATGTCAGGACATGGAGCAATTCGCGTGGCGaagggaaattattttctatGGATCTTGTTGACGAGAGCGGAGAGATCAGGTGTACAGCATTCAAAGATCAATGCGACAGATTCTACGATATGATTGAGGTGCGGCATGTACAGAGTGTACGCGCACCGCTCAAGGCGTAAGCTTACATTTATGTTTGTTCCAGATAGGACAAGTTTATTACATTTCCAGAGCAACGTTGAAAACAGCGAACAAGCAGTTCAATAATTTGAAGAATGATTACGAGATGACTCTGACCGGAGATTCAGAGATCATCCCGTGTCACGACGCCGGAGATGATATCCCTAGTCTTCAGTTCAACTTTATACCAATATGCGACGtggagaagaaagagaaaaatgatTTGATGGGTATACAATTGCACATTTAACTCCGAAGCATCTATTTCTGTCGTACTGCAATATCTACTCATTCCTTACAGATGTTTTGGGTGTTGTGAAGTCCACCGGTGATTTACAAATGTTAACATCACGAACCACGGGCAAGGAAATGAAAAAGAAGGATATTAATCTTGTCGACGAGAGTAATACAATGGTAAGAATTCTATTAAAGTATCGAAAACCAAAGGTAGAAACGACGCTACCGAATTTTACAAACTTCCAGGTTTGTCTCACGTTATGGGGATCGCAAGCTGAAGAATTCGATGGGAGCAATAATCCAGTATTGGCTGTCAAAGGATCGCGTCTTGGTGAATTTAACGGAGGGAAGAATTTGTCTATCATTAGTTCGACAGTTCTTCAACTTGATCCTGACATTCCAGAAGCACACAGGTGCTTGATATTTTAACGAACGTCTCAGAAGTATTAACGCTTGGAAGAAACTGAATCAAGCAGTGTTGTATTTCTGTAATTTAGATTGCGCGGCTGGTTCAATTCAGTCGGTCGCAGCGAAGAGGCCAAATCGATTTCGAAAGGAGTGGGCGGCGCGGGTGGTGCCAGCGGACCATGGCTCAcgttcaaagaaacaaaggacaTGGAGTTAGGTTTCAGAGGGCCTGATATGTACACGATAAAAGCGACTGTTAGTCTGATTCGTATTGAAAATTCCCTCTACAAATCATGCCCTTCTGATACTTGCAAGAAGAAGGTAAATTCCTCGCCCTACTTTATAGCGTAGAAGGGAACCTTCGCTAAAAAAAAGTCATACCTTGCAGTTGATCGATCAAGCAAACGACATGTACAGATGCGAGAAATGCGATAAAGAGTATCCTAACTTCAGATATCGTTTACTCGCGAGTGTAAGTATCATAGAACTTACTCTGGCTTCATTTTCGTAAAAGTCAGGCTTAATAACCGATTTTCTTTTAGTTAAGCTTAGCAGATTGGACGGACAATCAGTGGGCCACAGCATTCAGCGAAGAAGCAGAAAAGGTACTAGGTATTACTGCTCAAGAACTTGGGGAATTACAACAGAACGATAACGACgcgtttctcgagaaattcggtGACGCAACGTTCAAGAGTTTCATATTTAAAATGAGAGTCAAAACAGAAGTATTCAGTGTACGTTTGTTTATCATAGAAAGTATACCGACTCTCAGAGTCTGATGTAACACCACGCAATTAAGAGAATGATTATTTGCAGGACGAGAACAGATTAAAAGCAACGTGTGTCAATATATCTCCGTTGGATTACAAAGTGTACAACGATCATCTAATAACTCAAATCAAGGAACTGGCTGGGATAGGGAAGGCTTGAAGTTATTGTTTACTGTATTTACGTACGAAGTGATATACTTCAGTTTCAGTTAATCCATTGAAaagatattattttcttatattgttAAGTCGCTGTGTATCTAATAAAAGGAATGTCTTTAATATAAGCGTAGGCGGTCTATTGGAGGCGTCACGCGGACTTCCAGGTTGGGAAGTGGTCGACGATGCTCTCTACACCGAACTGGGGCGAACTTTAACTCGAACTTTGAATAAGTAATTGATTTTCGATCGAGCGTATCTGTTAGTAATGATGTTTCTATTAATCCTGTTTTAATCACTGTTAGTTTTGCCATCTCTGTTTGCAAGCCATGCAAATGTCCGCTTTCAAATCTCGCTCCTACTTTACATATCGATTACATACAATTCCCAAGCTACGTTCAAGCGATAGCGTACCACGACCAATAGAATTCGAGTAACATCTCGGACAAACCTCGATTCGATATTTTTCGATACATTTTACGAGTAGGCCGATTATATAATATTGTTCAGTGGCTGTCTGATATGCAATCGTTAGAGTGATCAGTGATCGGCATTGGTTTGTAATCGTTTCTCGAATTAGCGAAAGAAAAAGGTATTATTTCATCTTTTAGCTTGAGTTGTTTTTTGTGTTTGAAAGACCCTACACCATGATCAAGTCCCAGTGGCTAAACCAATTAATTAACAGAGTATTAAAAAAAGGTAATAAAATTCACATAGCTGTGATTATAGATTTAACAGTACCACCGTGCATTCATTTCAACACATAGTTCTCATATTCGTAAGTAAGGGACTACGTCCCCGTCTAATAATTTCACATCGAACGCTGTTCTCATTCACGTTAATGTTATCAAGCGATATTCAGAGTGCTAGCCTCGTTCATTAACTCATCCCATGTACATCTATTTAATTCAAGTAACTAAGTTGTCTCATAAccctgttttcaatttttgcgtCCAATAACGTATCCTCTCTTCGACTATTTTTCCAAGCGTTTCTAATCATTCGCCGTGTATCACATTAGAAATCACATTGCATATAATCGTGTTAACCTATTTTCAGACATGTCTGCAACTGAAAACCCAGGAAGGCCCATGAAATATCCATACACGCTATCCGCGAAAATAGCTCAATTCCCATATGCATATTACTACAAACACAGTTGGGTATTCAAGTACTGGGTACTCGGCTGCTTAGTGactgcacccattttttataaaatacagaaAATGAGTAAGTAGAATACTTTTAAAGTATCGTTCGAAGCTACCCTCGGCTACTTTGCGTGCAGCAATTAATGCCCCGCATCTTTATTACAGGTTACAGCCCAGAGAATGTGGAGAAATGGCGAGCGATTGACAAAGAGACATTCTCGGGGAAATCTCATCATTGAGCTGTACCTGAAAAGACCCTAGTGTAATGTGTCAGAAAAATACATGTATGAAGGAAATATATATATGACCCTTTCCGATTAAGCATTCAATTAGTGAGATCCAAAATGCATTCATGGCTGCTGATCCATTTCCGACGTTATGTTGTGAACAAACTTTGActataaatctattttaaaagtttattacgAAATTAATTGTATAAAACGTACATGATAACATAGAACTGTTCCTACAACTGCTGTACAATATAGAGAATAATGGTAATTTGTACCATAGATTTTGTGTAGGGCCAGCCTaagtttattctttttttttttagttttcttaaaataggctgtttttttttgcaaagaaAGATAAGTACTGCTAATACGTTAACAATTTGGCCAAACCTAGAACAAAatcattaaataataaaatctatAAATTTCCAATAGCTCGTGCAATATGCAACAATATAATCGGACCTCGGTAAAGTCTACTTCCATACAAACGCAGGTATAGAACATACGGAGTAACTATACTTGTCGTTATATGTTAATCGAAGAGTATCGTACGAATACCTCTCGCATTTGCAATAAAGACGAGAGTGGTTCTTGGTCTTTATTATTCCGCGTGTACTAGATGTTTAAATCGCCAGGCGATGAGTTACCGCACTATCGTACTTCGCACGATCTGGATATACTTGTAAAAGGCAGGCGATGAATAACATATTTTATGCAAACGTGCACTTCGTATAGAACTTCGATAGCCTAGCAATCCTAGCATATACGTTTTTTTCtgggagggtggggggggggccTGTTGCAATATTTGCATAGTGAAGGAAAACGTGCAATGCGATCGTATGGATAtcgttaaaataataaattattattaaaaattataatgtaaaaaagaaaacttATCCGATAACAAAGTATTCGTTTATAACACTAACTCAAAAGGGTACTACTCTTGTACTGGCTCAAGCGAAtgaagctaacaaggggagtaCGAGACgagatagacatcgatttttatgagccttggcaccatggatctatatcgaaaataagtaaataggtgtgcgagcgtttcagccaataataggccttaataatagagatatttaggttttagtgggtaaaaatcccacactaccctggcgcccccgggggattctctGGTGGCGTCGGGGTGCTTTTTGAAGATAAcaccacgttaaaaaaaaattataaaaaaaaatttaattttttcctcagagaggaatcccccggggggcgccaaagtatatatattttttaatgtgaGGATCTGTTCAAATGgtaccccgacgcctccagaggggaatcccccgggggtaCCAGggcactaaaaccccacggccattatgaaatttttaataacttacatataaatatctttattattaaggcctattggctgaaacgctcgcacacctatttacttattttcgacatagatccatcgtgccaagactcATAAAAGTCGGTGTCTATCTCATCGCATCCTCCCCTTGCAAGTTCACTGCTCACGCGCCTGCTcgctttttctttataaaaatgCTCTACATTATCGACTTTTAAAACTATACGAGAACGATTACATCATGTGTAATATTCTACGAATAATACTGTGCatgtttttcttctcttttttattattattattattattattattattattattattattatcatcgttTCAGCAAGCCTAAGAAAATAATAACCAAGGATGTTCGACAAGTAACGaagaaagaaaaacattttgaaCGCATCGTAAGCTTGCATGTTTTTATCCGCGTGGTTCGATGGATTAGTCTCGTAGATTTTATGTCCGTAGCATTTTTCTAGTTCATAGCAAAACGAAGTCTTTCAGTAATGTATATAATTTATAGAACATCTTTCGCTGGATCACGAATTTGTACACCATTCAATGCCAGTGTAGAAATCCATACGCAGTTTCAAGGTACATTCAATTTACGTATtgggaataaaaattaatatttcaataagcATTAAATTATTGAAGTATGTACTTTGTTTTCTATCTTGTTTTCTGAACATCTTCATTGTCATCctcttcatcttcatcttcatcttcattctcttcgtcgtcctcttccttcaTGTCTACATCTTCCTCTTCCTTCATGTCTACATCTTCCTCTTCCTTTATGTCTACATCTTCCTCTTCGCTATCATTCCTAACACCATTCACTTCAAGTTTCAGCTTCTTCGCATTTGGTGGCTGCAATTGCACGTCGTCGCAGTTCAACCCCAGCTCTTTGCATCGTTTCTCATAGTACTTTAATAACCTCATACCTGCCCTGTATACGTAACTATTTTTAAAACGACATAGCCTAACCTTCCATATCTGTATTATTTGAGATGTTCGGAGGCCAAAGAGTTTGATCGTACTCAAATGATCATAGCTGTCGTTTTTACTGCAATGATTTCACTTTACTCACTCCGCCTTAAAATCCGCAACGTTAAGGAATATTTAAATTGATCATTACCTATATACGTTCAATGATGTTGAATACACACCAATCCACCTTATCACTACTTTAGCACCGAGGGAAGCTACTGTTAGTTTAATGGTACAAACATAAGAAATACATAAAAACACCATTAATTACAGAGTACGGAAGAATTAGGTATGTTAGTGGATTTAGAGCTTTGCAGTACGAACCATAGCACATCAATCAGTATCGTAGGTTAATCTCGTAATCTTTGGCATCCGAACTTATATACAGAAATGTTAATGCTAGTTATACTCACTTGTACACCGAACTGTGCTCTTCGTTGTAAGCTTGGCAATTATCGAACACTAAATGACAATTACCGAAGAACTGTTCCAACGTTTCGTATCCTCCGTTGTCCAGTTTGTACTTGATAGTACCAAAGTCCATGGGGTTGGATATAATATCATGGTAGTCTGGAACTTCTTTTTTTGTGACAGGCGATAAGAAAGGCCACGAGTCCCTGTGATGCCTGATGTCTGAGAGTAACTCTTGTAGCCTCGCCATGCATCCTCTGATCGTCCCTTTATCCTCTTTTTGTTCTACCCTTGCAGCTCTCTTAGTTGCTCGCCTGGTTTGCCTTGGCTCCGTGTCCTCCGAATTGCTACTgtctgtatattaaaattttcatttgcaattgactattttttcatgtaaacatACACACCTCGATTAATAGCATATGCAAAGAAGTATTACCAAAAATTTACATAACACGATAAGCTAGAATTTGCAATAAACTATCAACGTTATAAAAACTTTACCAAAACTCTAGTACGTCTTGTATTTTTCTAGGAAGGGAATAACGCTAAATTAGTTATTTTGTGTTAAGTAACAATAGGAGTATAGTGAAAGAACTTGAGGAAAGGCAAATTTAGTGGAGGGAAGAGAGGGTTCAAAATGCTTTACTGCGGTAAAGAAGTAAGGGCCTTCTGCATATACATGCGATAAAGCCTTTCGTCTACCTGCTAAGGGTGTAACAGTGTCACCAATAGTTCATAAACAAAGGTATGAAGCAAGGTGTCGTCTAACTTAATCGCTACTACGTTTACGTAAAGAAATACATATACTAGGAGAAGTAGAATGGAGATACAATACAGACCGTCCCAGTCTGTAGATTCTGTAGTGAGGAGGCTCTTGGCAAAGCCATGGATGCGAGAGCGTGCTGCTGCAGCACACAGTCTCTCCTTGTCCCTTTCCCTTTCACGCCCCCTCACTAACAACATAATTAAGACTAAGAAACTGCTTCGTTACATTAATATTTAAGATAGGCATTCTATTTAAAAGCTTCAAAGTATGAAACAATAGCGAAACGCTACTAAGTAGTTCCATGTTTTCCAGACTCGTCGCAGTGTTTCTTCGCTGTCTTTACGCtcgtaaataacaaaataatctTACCATATTTTGTACCGGTCCTCCTATCTTTCCTATCCTTGCAATCTGAGCAAAACCATCTTCCGCGCGGGGCTCTTGTTATGGGAGGCTCTATACATTCCACGTGATAGAAGTTCGAACATGTATCGCAAGTCAGCAACTTCCCACCACTTCTACACGCGGAGCACACGTTCACTGGTTCGCTACTTCTGAAATACAACAGTTATTAAACAAATACACTTATCTTGGCGAATGAAAGCTTAAGATAATAGTAGGAGAGAAAGAATCGCCCTTTTCGATTCCCTGGATTTAGAATTCGAGCCCAAATCTGCTTTATCGAGCAAGCGAGTCTTCCCCTCTACAGTCTTTTTCTATAGCTCTACGATCTAACTGGCCTCCTGTAAATCAGGCAGCTCTTCGCTTTATCTACCGATCCTAACCCAGACCGCTATAAGGACTACATACATATCATCGTCGCTTTCTTCCTTCAGCTCACGTTCCTGgtcctcttcctcttcgctTTCCAAAATACGTTTAGCACGATTATGTCGAGTCTCTTTGGTTAATATCACGTCCTCCTCTATTTCGTCTTCGAATTTCTTTCGCTTTTTAATCTTCTCTGTCGACTTTGTCGGTGGTTTGCAGGTTTTGCAATACCAATCCCCATCTGGCACAGCCTAGAAAGACAAACCGCGCTATTAATCGGTGCGCTACAACGAAAGTATATTGTGTATAAAGTGTATTGCTCTTCGGTAGGGAGATTACATTAAGTTTTGGTTTCAAACAGTATAAATGGTGCCCCTTGTTGCAGCCATCGCAGAGCAGCATCTTCTCAGCGTCCCGGCGCCGTTTACATATGCGGCACTGAGCGTTCAGGGCGCTCTTGTCCCACGCAACGCTGTTCTCCAAAGtgtttaaatgtaaaaataattgaGACCAACTACTCGACGCCATAAGCGATTGTTCCCATCTTTCTCTGGTCCCGTCCCCGGACCACTTCCTGTCCTTGTTGTTGGCACCTAAAGGTCTGTGTAAGTACTTGTGCTCTATCGCGTGGGACAACTGTAAGATAGCGCAGGCCATTTGTCTAATGGCTGCCTGTTGCTCCTGATCCGGTAGTAATTCATTCTCACTCGGCGGACCTAAGTATTTCCCCGAGTCTTTGTAAGTCTTTAGGCTAATGCTCCCAATCTCCGAATCCGGAGTGCCCGGCCTGCTGTGCTTACTCTCGCTCTTGACTTTATCCAACGTCAGATTGGAAGCAACGTCTGCCTCGATTTCGTTCGTGCCGTATACTAATTTATCACATTGTTTGTCATAGTCCCTGTTATTAATCGCGCCCCTCCACGCGTCTCGGTTAAAGACCTTTAAATGCCCCAAACAGCCCACTTTCAATCTGTCCTCGAAATCTAAAATGCAGTCCCTCAACGTCAACTCCAAGACGTCGTTGACTGGCATCTCAGGGGGGAAGTTCAAGTTCGCATTCTCGTATTTATTCTTCTTGGTGATCTTGCTAATGTGCCCTTTGATAGGTTCTGAAAACTATAATACAAGATTTACTTATAATTCGTATTTAACTGCGGCGCCAGAAGATATAAAGTCCGTAAGGCACTTACGACTTCGGGATTGAGCTTGTGTCTAGGGCATTCTTCGATCACAGATATTAAACTTGTCATCTCTTGCAAGATATTATTCCTGAGCTCACCCTCTCTAATTCCCCGTTTACTTAAACCGTTTACCAAAGCTTCTAGGTCTTCGGTTTTCCCGAAGAAACTCCACTTCGTCTCCGGTCTCTTACAATGCACCGGGCACTCTCTGTCCCCTGTGCAAGCCATCAAGTTTGTTCTAACATCGGGGAACTCTTGCTTAAATTCTTTTCTAGACACTACATCTTTCCTTGGAGATTTGAGCCCATTTTTGTCGGTGAACGTAGCTTTCTTCGGAGATTTCTTCGACTTCTTAAAACTGTTCTCTTTGTCGCTGAATTCGTCTTCAAATTTGTTCCTCAGGTATGCATACGTAGATTCTCTGTCTTGCAGCTCTGGCTGATAAGGTGTACCTTCGGGAAGGCAATCGCCTGGCCACCATTCATCATTTTCTACAAATATTCCTGTAGAGGGAGAATAGGTACGTTGAAATTTATAAGTTTGTTGGTTTACACCTGGATAATACGGAGCAACGTGAGATTACCTGGTACTGAAAGGAATCTCCAATATCTGCGATGAGCTCTATCGGAGCCTAAATAGAGCATCATCTGATCATCCCTGGATGCTTGCTGAAGCTCCTTCAATCTGCTTTCAtattcctctttctttttctccccGTCACAGTTGCCGCGCGTAACTTTCTTTGGTACTTGACTCTCTTCTTTCCCCTTCTCGCGTTCCCTCATTCTCTCCTTCTCTTCCCTCTCTTTCCTCTGCTCAGCTATCACTAAAGAGCGTAGCTCCTTTTTCGCTTGATGAAGCTTCTCGTGCCTGTCTTCGATGATATCTCGTATGGTGGCAACGGTGAGCAGCTGATTTATCAGGCACGTGGCCACTTTTAGCTTCTCGTCTAACTCGAACTCGTGAACGTTACGATGACCCAACAATCTTAAAATATATGCCTCGTTTATCCTCATCAGAAGCGCGGGGTCATCTTGATTTGTATATCCGCCTGAAAGAAATGACATTCCCACAGTGCTCATTGATTATCGAACCGGGCAATTTGTTAACGCCTCACCTCTTTGCGAATACCTCCATTTAGAAGCGGCTTCCCCTATTCGTCCTCCAGAGCTTAACAAATGCTGCCTAAGAATCTCGCTTAAGGTTACGTGGTCCACAGTCAACTCGGATAACTTACAGCCCTGATGGATCTGGCTCCAAGTGGACGCTACCGTGGCAAGTTTCACAGCTTTCGTCATCGACGATGCTCCTTCGTACATACTGATAACGTTTACTACGTCAGACGCTTGGGCGTCGATCTCATTCTCCTCGTCAGCCTGATATTTGAAAGTGTTCGACAATAGCAGCTGCAATAGATCGCTCCAAGGTCCAGACGTTTCTTTCATTAACAATGCTCTCTCCAACAGGTCTAAAGAGAAACCGTTTGGGAAGTAGCCGCCCACTTCCAATtcttcgttaaaaaattctaaaaattccaGAATCATAATGCAGTCCCCAAATGTCTCGTTAGGTATGCTAGTTTTAACCGGTGTAGGTTGCGGAACAGGAGAGAGATCTTCGCATTCGAGATCCTCTCTTGGTTTGTTCCACTGCTTCATATACGCAGCCAAGGCAGCtaatttctgtttctcttccttTTTACGTTCGCTTTTCAGGACTCTCTCTTCTTGGCGCTTCGCCTTCTCTTCGAGAGCTTTCGCTTTGCGCTCTTCTTTGAACTTTCCGTTCCCTCTATTGATAAATTTTGCAGCGTTAATATATCGTTAGAGGCCACTGTTCTTGATATAAACATACATTACTTACCTTGGTTTTCGAAACTTCTTTATGTCTACTCCTGTCGGTTGATTCACTTTCTTTAGGGGGTCGGACTTCTCTATTGTTTTCTGTTTTGATATATCTGACGTAAGGAACTTGTCTATCGATTTTTGCTTATACTTAACTACTTTCTTAATGTTCGACATGAAGTCTGGAGGGGGGCCAGCAAATATGACGTCGAAGCGCACTTTGCTAATCCCatacttttttaaaacactATCCTAGAATCACATAAAGCATTCTTATATTCCTCTGATTCCAGAAGATTGTTGCCAAAGCAGCTACTAACTTTAACAACCCATACGCCACTTTCATTTTGTTCCCATAACTGTtgtagaaatattttattatgcTCTCTGCTATAATGCTGCTTCTTTCTCCTCACTTGCGACGCCTCGACTATCATCAGATGACTGACATCGGGATCTTCGCAATCCAACTGTTCCACCTCGTAGCGAAATAATTTCGCTGGCGGAtgataccgttgttcttgtagGCTTCTAACGCAGGAAGTAGATTAG
This region of Andrena cerasifolii isolate SP2316 chromosome 4, iyAndCera1_principal, whole genome shotgun sequence genomic DNA includes:
- the Acf gene encoding ATP-dependent chromatin assembly factor large subunit isoform X1, which translates into the protein MPLLRKQPFQRLHVSSDFKDDDEVFHCEVTNEIFKDYNEFCERIILCNSLIWSCSITGKSNLTFSEALQCEENAKRSLKEFPMELHIPILYLASKSNRSFLNDVIEDVYQFAKDRYFVGEMVEASFTEDSWNDCHILQVIAPLDDEIKSYVKENNRSLQEQRYHPPAKLFRYEVEQLDCEDPDVSHLMIVEASQVRRKKQHYSREHNKIFLQQLWEQNESGVWVVKDSVLKKYGISKVRFDVIFAGPPPDFMSNIKKVVKYKQKSIDKFLTSDISKQKTIEKSDPLKKVNQPTGVDIKKFRKPRGNGKFKEERKAKALEEKAKRQEERVLKSERKKEEKQKLAALAAYMKQWNKPREDLECEDLSPVPQPTPVKTSIPNETFGDCIMILEFLEFFNEELEVGGYFPNGFSLDLLERALLMKETSGPWSDLLQLLLSNTFKYQADEENEIDAQASDVVNVISMYEGASSMTKAVKLATVASTWSQIHQGCKLSELTVDHVTLSEILRQHLLSSGGRIGEAASKWRYSQRGGYTNQDDPALLMRINEAYILRLLGHRNVHEFELDEKLKVATCLINQLLTVATIRDIIEDRHEKLHQAKKELRSLVIAEQRKEREEKERMREREKGKEESQVPKKVTRGNCDGEKKKEEYESRLKELQQASRDDQMMLYLGSDRAHRRYWRFLSVPGIFVENDEWWPGDCLPEGTPYQPELQDRESTYAYLRNKFEDEFSDKENSFKKSKKSPKKATFTDKNGLKSPRKDVVSRKEFKQEFPDVRTNLMACTGDRECPVHCKRPETKWSFFGKTEDLEALVNGLSKRGIREGELRNNILQEMTSLISVIEECPRHKLNPEVFSEPIKGHISKITKKNKYENANLNFPPEMPVNDVLELTLRDCILDFEDRLKVGCLGHLKVFNRDAWRGAINNRDYDKQCDKLVYGTNEIEADVASNLTLDKVKSESKHSRPGTPDSEIGSISLKTYKDSGKYLGPPSENELLPDQEQQAAIRQMACAILQLSHAIEHKYLHRPLGANNKDRKWSGDGTRERWEQSLMASSSWSQLFLHLNTLENSVAWDKSALNAQCRICKRRRDAEKMLLCDGCNKGHHLYCLKPKLNAVPDGDWYCKTCKPPTKSTEKIKKRKKFEDEIEEDVILTKETRHNRAKRILESEEEEDQERELKEESDDDISSEPVNVCSACRSGGKLLTCDTCSNFYHVECIEPPITRAPRGRWFCSDCKDRKDRRTGTKYVRGRERERDKERLCAAAARSRIHGFAKSLLTTESTDWDDSSNSEDTEPRQTRRATKRAARVEQKEDKGTIRGCMARLQELLSDIRHHRDSWPFLSPVTKKEVPDYHDIISNPMDFGTIKYKLDNGGYETLEQFFGNCHLVFDNCQAYNEEHSSVYNYVYRAGMRLLKYYEKRCKELGLNCDDVQLQPPNAKKLKLEVNGVRNDSEEEDVDIKEEEDVDMKEEEDVDMKEEDDEENEDEDEDEEDDNEDVQKTR